A stretch of Candidatus Alcyoniella australis DNA encodes these proteins:
- a CDS encoding alanine--glyoxylate aminotransferase family protein, producing the protein MKTRLLYTPGPVPIHEQTLLAMAQPIIHHRAPEYAQLLEKVRGQLKTLFGTQQEVLILASSGTGAMEAAVSNLLCPGDHALVILGGKFGERWTQICEAYGVETTNIDVQWGSAVDPEQVRLALEADPQIKAVYCQASETSTGTRHPVEQLAQLTAQREDTVLVVDAITGLGVFPLPMDELGIDVLITGSQKALSLPPGLAMIALSEKAWKLSESSTLPRFYFNLAKEHKAISKNSSAYTPAVSLVVGLSSVLDRFLEPGLDELYGRTALFARALREAALALGLKLYSSSPSDAVTAIYSPETIDAGKIVAGLREGYCITVAGGQDQAKGKIFRVGMMGNVRERDVVGLVAALENVLADLDYEFERGAGLRRASEILGERK; encoded by the coding sequence ATGAAAACCAGACTACTTTACACTCCCGGACCAGTTCCGATCCATGAGCAGACCCTGCTGGCCATGGCTCAACCGATCATCCACCACCGCGCGCCCGAGTACGCCCAGTTGCTCGAAAAAGTACGCGGTCAGCTTAAAACGCTGTTCGGCACACAGCAGGAGGTGCTGATCCTCGCGTCCTCGGGCACCGGCGCCATGGAGGCCGCGGTGAGCAACCTGCTGTGCCCCGGCGACCACGCATTGGTGATTCTCGGCGGCAAGTTCGGCGAGCGCTGGACCCAGATTTGCGAGGCCTACGGCGTCGAGACGACCAACATCGACGTCCAATGGGGCAGTGCGGTCGATCCCGAGCAGGTCAGACTGGCCCTGGAGGCCGACCCGCAGATCAAGGCCGTCTATTGCCAGGCGAGCGAGACCAGTACGGGCACGCGCCATCCGGTGGAGCAGCTTGCCCAGCTGACGGCCCAGCGTGAGGATACCGTGCTGGTGGTCGATGCGATCACCGGTTTGGGAGTGTTCCCGCTGCCGATGGACGAGCTGGGAATCGACGTACTGATCACCGGCAGCCAGAAGGCCCTGTCCCTTCCACCGGGACTGGCGATGATTGCTCTATCGGAAAAGGCATGGAAACTCAGCGAGTCTTCCACCCTGCCCCGCTTCTACTTCAACCTGGCCAAGGAACATAAGGCGATCTCCAAGAACAGCTCGGCCTACACTCCGGCGGTGAGCCTGGTGGTCGGACTATCCTCGGTGCTCGACCGTTTCCTCGAACCGGGGCTAGATGAACTTTACGGCCGTACCGCGTTGTTCGCCCGCGCGTTGCGCGAGGCGGCCTTGGCTCTGGGGCTGAAGCTGTATTCCAGCTCGCCAAGCGATGCGGTGACCGCGATTTACTCGCCCGAGACAATCGATGCGGGCAAGATCGTCGCCGGACTGCGCGAGGGCTATTGCATTACCGTGGCCGGCGGACAGGACCAGGCCAAGGGCAAGATATTCCGCGTGGGCATGATGGGCAACGTGCGCGAGCGCGACGTAGTCGGACTAGTGGCCGCTCTTGAAAACGTCCTCGCCGATTTGGACTACGAGTTCGAACGCGGCGCCGGACTGCGCCGGGCATCGGAAATTCTCGGAGAGCGTAAATGA
- the serA gene encoding phosphoglycerate dehydrogenase → MSFNVLVSDKFSAKGLAALKAIKGVRTTYSPGLGPDQLKAKLARADALIVRSATKVTSELIDDAPLLKVIGRAGSGVDNIDVPYATKRGIVVMNTPGGNTITTAEHTIALMCSMARNIPQAHRSLAEGRWEKSKWIGTELTGKVLGVIGLGNIGSIVAKRASAMDMNVIGHDPFIAPDRAAELGVTLVELDQLLKEADIITVHVPKSKDTASLIDAEAIRKMKRGVRIINCARGGIVNEQDLLAALESGKVAAAAIDVYISEPMTDSPLFNRGDVVVTPHLGASTVEAQDKVAVAVVEQIRDMLLDKVVRNAVNVPGIPPEMMDAVRPYQTLAGKLGSLLGQLAPRDVRQVDVEYRGPVAKLPHAPLNQALLCGMMSQFTDDANEINAASLATERGIKLIETRSESHRDHSNLIKVTLHVSRGKLSVAGTKRETGELRLVDYNGYPVDIEPQGQLLIVQNKDLPGVLGSISTFLGRRKINIATVQLGRLKSGSNAATLIALDHSLDKRQLADLAKLRNVNSVNQVEL, encoded by the coding sequence ATGAGCTTTAATGTATTGGTCAGCGACAAATTTTCAGCCAAGGGCCTGGCAGCGCTCAAGGCGATCAAGGGCGTCCGCACGACCTACTCCCCGGGCTTGGGCCCCGATCAACTCAAGGCCAAGCTGGCGCGCGCCGACGCGCTGATCGTGCGTAGCGCGACCAAGGTCACCTCCGAGTTGATCGACGACGCGCCGCTGCTCAAGGTAATCGGCCGGGCCGGCAGCGGAGTGGACAACATCGACGTGCCCTACGCCACCAAGCGCGGGATCGTGGTGATGAACACCCCCGGCGGCAACACGATCACCACAGCCGAGCACACCATCGCCCTGATGTGCTCCATGGCGCGCAACATCCCTCAGGCGCACCGCTCGCTGGCCGAGGGGCGTTGGGAAAAATCCAAGTGGATCGGCACCGAACTCACGGGCAAGGTGCTGGGCGTGATCGGCCTGGGCAACATCGGCAGCATCGTGGCCAAGCGCGCCTCGGCCATGGACATGAACGTCATCGGCCATGATCCGTTCATTGCTCCGGATCGTGCGGCGGAACTCGGCGTGACCCTGGTGGAGCTCGACCAGCTGTTAAAGGAAGCGGACATCATCACGGTCCACGTTCCCAAATCCAAGGACACCGCCTCGCTGATCGACGCCGAGGCGATCCGCAAAATGAAGCGCGGGGTGCGGATCATCAACTGCGCGCGGGGCGGGATCGTCAACGAGCAGGACCTGCTTGCCGCGCTGGAATCGGGCAAGGTCGCGGCGGCGGCGATCGACGTCTACATCAGCGAGCCGATGACCGACTCTCCGCTGTTCAACCGCGGCGACGTGGTTGTCACGCCGCATTTGGGCGCGAGCACGGTCGAGGCCCAGGACAAGGTGGCCGTGGCCGTCGTCGAGCAGATCCGCGACATGCTGCTCGATAAAGTCGTGCGCAACGCGGTGAACGTGCCGGGAATTCCGCCGGAGATGATGGACGCAGTGCGTCCCTATCAGACGCTGGCCGGCAAGCTGGGCAGCCTGCTGGGGCAGCTCGCGCCGCGCGACGTGCGCCAGGTCGACGTCGAGTACCGCGGGCCCGTGGCTAAGCTGCCGCATGCACCGCTGAATCAGGCCCTGCTGTGCGGAATGATGTCGCAGTTCACCGACGATGCCAACGAGATCAACGCCGCTTCGCTTGCCACCGAGCGTGGGATCAAGCTGATCGAGACGCGTAGCGAATCGCATCGCGACCATTCCAACCTGATTAAAGTGACGCTGCACGTCTCGCGGGGCAAGCTCAGCGTGGCCGGCACCAAGCGTGAGACCGGCGAGCTGCGGCTGGTGGACTACAACGGCTACCCGGTCGACATCGAGCCCCAGGGTCAGCTGCTGATCGTACAAAACAAGGATTTGCCCGGTGTGCTGGGCTCGATCAGCACGTTCCTTGGGCGACGCAAGATCAACATCGCCACGGTGCAGCTCGGTCGCCTCAAGTCCGGAAGCAATGCGGCCACCTTGATCGCCCTGGATCATTCGCTGGACAAGCGTCAGCTCGCCGACCTGGCCAAGCTGCGCAACGTCAACTCCGTCAACCAGGTGGAGCTGTAA
- a CDS encoding adenylosuccinate synthase, with amino-acid sequence MPTAAIIGSQWGDEGKGMVVDLYARRSDLVVRYQGGNNAGHTIVVKGRTTILHHIPSGILHPDCLCLIGNGVVINPEILLEEIERLATINVIADASRLKISQRAHVITPYQIELDKARESSRGADKIGTTGRGIGPTYRSKADRSGIRFAEFVDPSRLRELLEPLADEANFMLEKRYGRPPLELAKVLESYGAMADKLRDHTADTMLLVNQAVDQGRSVLFEGAQGVMLDLDHGTYPFVTSSNTTAGAICTGSGVAPKRIQRIVGVTKAYTTRVGAGPFPTELSDEVGDQLRKAGAEFGSTTGRPRRCGWLDGMVLGYSTTLCGFSELALTKLDVLDGIDPLCICTGYQLDGEPLQSVPALIDELERVTPIYEQLPGWSGSVKDCRKLEDLPSQARALIERIQSLAGIPVTLISVGPGREETIMLSEPFSTS; translated from the coding sequence ATGCCGACCGCCGCGATAATCGGCTCGCAATGGGGCGACGAGGGCAAGGGGATGGTCGTCGATCTCTACGCCCGGCGTTCGGACTTGGTGGTCCGCTACCAAGGCGGCAACAACGCCGGCCACACCATCGTGGTCAAAGGTCGCACCACGATTTTGCACCACATCCCCAGCGGGATTCTGCATCCGGATTGCCTGTGTCTGATTGGCAACGGCGTGGTGATCAACCCGGAAATCCTGCTCGAGGAGATCGAACGCCTGGCGACGATCAACGTTATCGCCGACGCGTCGCGTCTGAAAATCAGCCAGCGCGCGCACGTGATCACGCCCTACCAAATCGAACTGGACAAGGCCCGCGAAAGCAGCCGCGGCGCCGACAAAATCGGCACGACCGGCCGTGGCATCGGGCCGACCTATCGCAGCAAGGCTGACCGCAGCGGCATCCGCTTTGCCGAATTCGTCGATCCCTCCAGGCTGCGCGAACTGCTCGAGCCGCTGGCCGACGAAGCCAACTTCATGCTCGAGAAGCGCTACGGACGCCCGCCGCTGGAACTGGCAAAGGTGCTCGAGAGCTACGGCGCGATGGCCGATAAGCTGCGCGACCATACGGCCGACACCATGCTGTTGGTCAACCAGGCCGTCGACCAGGGGCGCAGCGTGCTGTTCGAAGGGGCCCAGGGCGTGATGCTCGACCTGGACCACGGCACCTACCCCTTTGTTACCAGCAGCAACACAACGGCCGGCGCGATCTGCACCGGCTCGGGCGTGGCGCCCAAGCGTATCCAGCGCATCGTCGGTGTGACCAAGGCCTACACTACCCGCGTTGGCGCCGGACCGTTTCCCACCGAACTTAGCGACGAGGTCGGCGACCAACTGCGTAAGGCCGGGGCCGAGTTCGGCTCCACCACCGGACGCCCGCGGCGCTGCGGCTGGCTCGACGGCATGGTGCTGGGCTACTCCACGACCCTCTGCGGATTCAGCGAGCTGGCCCTGACCAAGCTCGACGTGCTCGACGGCATTGACCCGCTTTGCATCTGCACCGGCTATCAGCTCGATGGCGAACCGCTGCAAAGCGTTCCGGCGCTGATCGATGAACTCGAACGCGTCACGCCGATCTACGAGCAGCTCCCCGGCTGGTCGGGAAGCGTCAAGGACTGCCGTAAGCTCGAAGACCTGCCCTCGCAGGCGCGGGCATTGATCGAACGCATCCAGAGCCTGGCGGGCATCCCGGTGACGCTGATTTCCGTGGGCCCGGGCCGCGAAGAGACGATCATGCTCAGCGAGCCGTTCAGCACATCGTGA
- a CDS encoding metallophosphoesterase, with protein sequence MNSHRLHALPILLLLLLSLLIVASCSTDSDDDDDDSVNDDDDDDDDDIGDDDADDDDDDDDDPPPDPLDCPAVLVRQPYLQLGTTTGMSVLWRSDETGDSLVEYGTTADLGKFVYDENWVTKHELAITGLEPNTTYYYRARTCLDQTSVDSFRTAPTSADPLNFVAFGDNQSGYETFTEIASLMEMEDPYMAISVGDIVDDGWVEEDYDQQVFTPAQSLWRSTPFFVSIGNHEGGSPLFQDNFRFPGDGKLYYSFTYGNVFFLCLEQDTWHFTFPGTQQYEFMVAALSSEEAQNAEFRVVFFHTPPWCEGWEGYEGEKLIRLFIVPQMENYNVDVYFNGHTHDYERGLRNGVASYIIGGAGGGLDSWARDVEHISVYEATHHFMSVHVADQTMTLDAINLDGEVFDTYQIIH encoded by the coding sequence ATGAATTCACATCGTCTCCACGCGTTGCCTATCTTGCTGTTGCTTCTGCTCTCGCTGTTGATCGTCGCGTCCTGCTCCACGGATTCCGATGACGACGACGATGATTCCGTTAACGATGACGACGACGATGATGACGATGATATCGGCGACGACGACGCTGACGACGATGACGATGATGACGACGATCCGCCCCCCGATCCGCTGGATTGCCCGGCCGTGTTGGTGCGGCAGCCCTACCTGCAATTGGGAACAACCACCGGCATGAGCGTGCTGTGGCGATCCGATGAGACGGGCGATTCGTTGGTCGAATACGGCACGACCGCGGATTTGGGCAAGTTCGTCTACGACGAAAACTGGGTTACGAAACACGAGCTGGCAATCACCGGGCTTGAGCCGAACACCACCTATTACTACAGGGCGCGCACGTGTCTTGATCAGACCAGCGTGGACTCGTTCCGCACAGCGCCTACCAGCGCCGATCCGCTCAACTTCGTGGCTTTCGGCGACAACCAGAGTGGCTATGAGACCTTCACCGAAATCGCCTCGCTGATGGAAATGGAAGATCCGTACATGGCGATCTCTGTGGGCGACATCGTGGACGACGGCTGGGTCGAGGAAGACTACGATCAGCAGGTCTTCACCCCCGCGCAGTCGCTGTGGCGCTCCACGCCGTTTTTCGTTTCGATCGGCAACCACGAGGGCGGATCGCCGCTGTTTCAGGATAATTTCCGCTTTCCCGGTGACGGCAAGCTTTACTACTCATTTACCTACGGCAACGTGTTTTTCCTGTGTCTTGAGCAGGACACCTGGCACTTCACCTTTCCCGGCACGCAGCAGTATGAGTTCATGGTCGCGGCGCTTTCCTCCGAAGAAGCGCAGAACGCGGAGTTTCGCGTGGTCTTCTTCCACACCCCGCCCTGGTGCGAAGGCTGGGAGGGCTATGAGGGCGAGAAATTAATTCGCCTGTTCATCGTGCCGCAGATGGAAAATTACAACGTCGATGTTTATTTCAACGGCCATACGCACGATTACGAGCGCGGCCTGCGCAACGGCGTTGCCAGCTATATCATCGGCGGCGCCGGCGGCGGTCTGGATAGCTGGGCGCGCGATGTAGAGCACATCAGCGTGTACGAAGCGACGCACCATTTTATGAGCGTACACGTCGCGGACCAGACCATGACCTTAGACGCGATCAATCTCGACGGCGAGGTGTTCGACACCTATCAGATCATCCACTGA
- a CDS encoding SRPBCC family protein, with amino-acid sequence MRLPLRSTIRPQLLRHPRRSVLDTLQRVRPLLAPALIACLLLVGTLCLPARADSPEPDCSSAQPLQTVSISVEINADPAMVYPYLVDEDKIVRWNGIDSMVHVSFPNSGCPVLGKRMLITIDFISNPSMLMEFVEVDPGRLVKIAFIDGMLGGWFVYRLEPLANGGTRLINEMSIQPNGRVFGVLWQIYGKTMYHNKMRCYWAKLKQVVEQDLEQIQK; translated from the coding sequence ATGAGGCTTCCACTGCGAAGCACAATCCGTCCGCAACTACTGCGTCATCCGCGACGATCCGTGCTCGACACGCTACAGCGGGTACGCCCGCTCCTCGCACCTGCGCTAATTGCCTGCCTGCTGCTGGTCGGTACGCTGTGCTTACCGGCTCGCGCCGATTCCCCGGAACCGGATTGTTCAAGTGCTCAGCCGCTACAGACCGTATCGATCAGCGTCGAGATCAACGCCGATCCCGCGATGGTCTACCCTTATTTGGTGGATGAGGACAAGATCGTGCGCTGGAACGGCATCGACAGCATGGTCCACGTCAGCTTTCCCAACAGCGGCTGCCCCGTGTTGGGCAAGCGGATGTTGATCACCATCGACTTTATCTCCAACCCCTCAATGCTGATGGAGTTCGTGGAGGTCGATCCGGGTCGCCTGGTTAAGATCGCCTTTATCGACGGAATGCTCGGCGGCTGGTTCGTCTACCGTCTGGAGCCCCTGGCAAACGGCGGCACGCGCCTGATCAACGAGATGTCGATCCAGCCCAACGGCAGGGTTTTCGGGGTGCTGTGGCAAATCTACGGCAAGACCATGTACCACAACAAAATGCGATGCTACTGGGCCAAGCTCAAACAGGTGGTGGAGCAGGACCTGGAGCAAATACAAAAGTAG
- a CDS encoding RsbRD N-terminal domain-containing protein, translating to MLYHRLVELIEKNADDLTKRWIKEIRSNQQTPTYAEFDEQQLYEGTYSVYSELGKWIGKETTKQDVEQHYTSIGRQFRKEGLALSEVIQAMVLIKRHLWLKVLRDGLLDTVIDLHSALELNNRVVLFFDRAIYFSTIGYETAGK from the coding sequence ATGCTATACCACAGGCTGGTCGAGCTCATCGAAAAGAACGCCGATGATCTAACAAAACGCTGGATCAAAGAAATACGGTCAAATCAGCAGACGCCGACCTATGCTGAATTTGACGAACAGCAGCTGTATGAGGGAACGTATTCAGTCTACAGCGAGCTGGGCAAATGGATCGGCAAGGAAACTACCAAACAGGATGTGGAACAGCATTACACCAGCATCGGCCGTCAATTCAGGAAGGAAGGCCTTGCCCTGTCCGAGGTAATCCAGGCGATGGTCTTGATCAAGCGTCACCTATGGCTCAAGGTGCTGCGCGACGGACTGCTGGATACTGTGATCGATCTGCACAGCGCCCTGGAACTGAACAATCGGGTAGTGCTGTTCTTCGACCGGGCGATCTACTTCTCCACCATCGGTTACGAGACGGCAGGAAAATAA
- a CDS encoding nitronate monooxygenase, translating to MKTRITELFGIKYPILLSGMSFVSKPELVAAVSNAGGLGILATGTLNADQTREYIKKIRSLTDKPFGANATLLFPGAYENAKVILEEKVPVINFALGKGDWIVKEAATYGGKVIATVVNSRHAKRAQEYGCDAVIATGHEAAAHGGDVTTMLLVPRLSQLLDIPVIAAGGIGDGRGLAAALALGAEGVAMGTRFASTAESPVHDSTKQMTIKKDVTETFYTNRFDGVPARVMDTPGARKAMRRRVGLWSAFLNSFAIAKEMQVPYYKLFLQTMKAGLKTTMQLAYLAKGFRGFRLSTVEGDLDEGVYPIGQVMGLVQDVPTTAELIERIVAEAKQANSALAKKLAD from the coding sequence ATGAAAACGCGGATAACAGAACTGTTTGGAATCAAGTACCCGATCCTGCTCTCCGGAATGAGCTTTGTCAGCAAGCCCGAGCTGGTGGCCGCGGTCTCCAACGCTGGTGGATTGGGGATTTTGGCAACGGGTACCCTCAACGCAGATCAGACCAGAGAATACATCAAGAAGATCAGAAGCTTGACCGACAAGCCGTTTGGCGCCAACGCCACGCTGCTGTTCCCCGGCGCATACGAGAACGCCAAGGTGATTCTCGAAGAGAAGGTGCCGGTGATCAACTTTGCCCTGGGCAAGGGCGACTGGATCGTCAAAGAAGCCGCGACCTACGGCGGCAAGGTCATTGCCACGGTGGTCAACTCACGCCACGCCAAGCGCGCCCAGGAATACGGGTGCGACGCGGTGATCGCCACGGGGCACGAGGCCGCGGCCCATGGCGGCGACGTGACGACCATGCTGCTGGTTCCCAGGCTTTCACAATTGCTCGATATCCCTGTAATCGCCGCCGGCGGCATCGGCGATGGACGCGGACTGGCCGCGGCGCTTGCTTTGGGTGCCGAGGGTGTCGCCATGGGCACGCGCTTTGCCAGCACCGCTGAAAGCCCGGTCCACGATTCGACCAAGCAGATGACGATCAAGAAAGACGTTACCGAGACTTTCTACACCAACCGCTTCGATGGCGTTCCGGCACGAGTAATGGATACGCCCGGCGCGCGCAAAGCCATGCGCCGTCGCGTAGGACTGTGGAGCGCTTTCCTCAACTCCTTTGCCATTGCCAAGGAGATGCAGGTCCCGTACTACAAGCTGTTCCTCCAGACAATGAAGGCCGGCCTGAAAACCACGATGCAGCTGGCATACCTGGCCAAAGGCTTCCGCGGCTTCCGGCTCTCAACGGTCGAAGGCGATTTGGACGAGGGCGTCTATCCCATTGGACAGGTCATGGGCCTGGTGCAGGACGTACCCACGACAGCCGAGCTGATAGAACGTATCGTGGCCGAGGCCAAGCAGGCCAACTCCGCTTTGGCGAAGAAACTCGCCGACTGA
- a CDS encoding PilZ domain-containing protein: MDQREHRRVFKALLAKINYSGGECFGYVHNLSKTGFGITTDHNIPMASEVLIDVKMPPKRIIRTGGRVVWQRTLPPGSPNGYMVGVKLVLAPPEYSEFIEELIKKEDELLSVVSGNKKGPN; encoded by the coding sequence ATGGATCAGCGCGAGCACCGTCGAGTATTCAAGGCATTGTTGGCGAAGATCAATTATTCCGGCGGGGAGTGCTTTGGCTATGTGCACAACCTGAGCAAGACCGGTTTCGGCATCACCACCGACCACAACATCCCGATGGCCAGCGAAGTATTGATCGACGTCAAAATGCCCCCCAAGCGTATAATCCGCACGGGCGGACGCGTAGTCTGGCAGCGCACGCTGCCCCCCGGTTCTCCCAACGGTTACATGGTCGGCGTCAAGTTGGTTCTTGCACCGCCGGAATATTCAGAATTCATCGAGGAGCTGATTAAAAAAGAGGACGAGCTGCTGTCGGTGGTCTCTGGAAATAAAAAGGGGCCGAACTAG
- a CDS encoding carboxypeptidase M32 produces the protein MDIEPTYKNVIEQYAKISRLQGATAILHWDHMVNLPPKGVAKRGEQLAILEGLVHEWVCSPRFVEGINQLHEVRDELDFDQQANVRELKREVDRATKVPPNLVQELARHGTISHQAWAEARKNSDFAAFAPYLKKMIELRKQEAACLGFADRPYDALLDLFEPYADEASTKALLDDLRGRLVPFLQKILAKPKHDLGVIVGKNYPIDKQREFGLKVIKQFGFDFEGGRQDISVHPFCTGSLGDVRITTRFYKDDLRPSLFGMMHEGGHALYEQGIDPANVDTPLGESVSLGVHESQSRMWENLVGRGLPLWKHFYGDLRQTFPEALSSVGLDEFYKAINVVEGSLIRVEADEATYNMHIILRFELESEMFNGGIEVEDLPQAWNSKMKQYLDVDVPDDAQGVLQDVHWCEGMMGYFPTYTLGNLYASQLFAKASQDLGDLGEMFAQGEFKPLLDWLRTNVHSQGKRYVASELVERVTGKPPSAEDFMKYLETKFGALYDL, from the coding sequence ATGGACATCGAACCGACCTACAAGAACGTCATCGAACAATACGCCAAGATCTCTAGGCTGCAGGGCGCCACGGCGATCCTGCACTGGGACCACATGGTCAACCTGCCTCCCAAGGGCGTTGCCAAACGCGGCGAGCAGCTGGCCATCCTCGAGGGGTTGGTCCACGAGTGGGTCTGCTCACCGCGCTTTGTCGAGGGGATCAACCAGCTGCATGAGGTGCGGGACGAGCTTGATTTTGATCAACAGGCCAACGTGCGCGAGCTCAAACGCGAGGTCGACCGCGCGACCAAGGTTCCGCCGAACCTGGTCCAGGAATTGGCGCGGCACGGTACGATCAGTCACCAGGCATGGGCCGAGGCGCGCAAGAACTCCGATTTCGCCGCGTTCGCCCCTTACCTGAAAAAGATGATCGAGCTGCGCAAGCAGGAGGCGGCCTGCCTGGGTTTCGCCGACCGTCCCTACGACGCATTGCTCGACCTGTTCGAACCGTACGCCGACGAGGCGAGCACCAAGGCGCTGCTCGATGATCTGCGCGGCCGGCTGGTGCCGTTCCTGCAAAAGATCTTGGCCAAACCCAAACACGACCTGGGCGTGATCGTGGGCAAGAACTATCCCATCGACAAACAACGCGAGTTCGGACTTAAGGTGATCAAGCAGTTCGGCTTCGACTTTGAGGGCGGACGCCAGGACATCAGCGTGCATCCGTTCTGCACCGGCTCACTGGGCGACGTGCGGATCACCACGCGCTTTTACAAGGACGACCTGCGCCCCTCGCTGTTCGGCATGATGCACGAGGGCGGACACGCGCTCTACGAACAGGGAATCGATCCCGCGAACGTCGATACTCCCTTGGGCGAATCGGTCTCTTTGGGCGTCCACGAGAGCCAGAGCCGGATGTGGGAGAACCTCGTGGGTCGCGGCCTGCCGCTGTGGAAGCACTTCTACGGCGACCTGCGTCAAACCTTTCCCGAGGCATTGAGCTCGGTGGGCCTCGATGAATTCTACAAGGCGATCAACGTTGTCGAGGGATCGCTGATTCGCGTCGAAGCGGACGAGGCGACCTACAACATGCACATCATCCTGCGCTTCGAGCTCGAGAGCGAGATGTTCAACGGCGGGATCGAGGTTGAGGATCTTCCGCAGGCCTGGAACTCCAAGATGAAGCAGTACCTCGATGTGGACGTGCCCGACGACGCTCAGGGCGTGTTGCAGGACGTGCATTGGTGCGAGGGTATGATGGGCTACTTCCCGACCTACACTTTGGGCAACCTCTACGCCTCGCAGCTGTTCGCCAAGGCCTCGCAGGATCTGGGCGACCTGGGCGAGATGTTCGCGCAAGGCGAGTTCAAGCCGCTGCTGGACTGGCTGCGCACCAACGTCCATAGCCAGGGCAAACGCTACGTCGCCTCGGAATTGGTAGAACGCGTCACGGGCAAACCGCCGAGCGCCGAGGACTTCATGAAATACCTCGAGACCAAGTTCGGCGCGCTGTACGATCTGTAG